The Thalassophryne amazonica chromosome 6, fThaAma1.1, whole genome shotgun sequence genome includes a region encoding these proteins:
- the b3gnt7l gene encoding UDP-GlcNAc:betaGal beta-1,3-N-acetylglucosaminyltransferase 7, like, with translation MDHFFRRKRVGLLKPLLSASLVFASFLMIHKLKVSEKDAAGLKNVRDARWCGSGCFSFKKGAVKLAEDPLPVGAHSDAQRVSNVTAAVWDAQVLTCSEDATVRTKDWFRRLDSRFHQFVLHRHCRYFPMLINHPEKCADGEVHLLMVVKSVIEQHDRREAVRKTWGRKRTVDGKKIRSLFLLGSPNTGKDTKNLQKLIEYEDRIYGDILQWDFMDTFFNLTLKEVNFLKWFDIYCSSIQFIFKGDDDVFVNTHNLLDLIGFKVEENKVDNLFVGDTITKAIPIRNRQSKYYIPKELYNKPYPPYVGGGGFLMSAHLARRLFVVSEDLQLYPIDDVFLGMCLQKLQLSPEMHPGFKTFGITRRRMSPMNSEPCFYKNLIVVHKLNAQELLKMWRLVQDNPLVCAQKTFV, from the coding sequence ATGGATCACTTTTTCCGGAGAAAGCGGGTCGGGCTGCTGAAACCGCTGCTGAGCGCGTCTCTGGTCTTCGCCTCCTTTCTCATGATCCATAAGCTGAAGGTGTCGGAAAAGGACGCGGCGGGACTGAAAAATGTGAGAGACGCCCGATGGTGCGGGTCAGGCTGTTTTTCCTTCAAGAAGGGCGCTGTGAAACTTGCCGAGGACCCTCTGCCTGTCGGGGCGCACTCGGATGCGCAGCGCGTCTCCAACGTGACTGCGGCTGTCTGGGACGCGCAGGTCCTCACCTGCAGCGAGGACGCCACGGTCAGGACTAAGGACTGGTTCCGGCGCTTGGACTCGAGATTTCACCAGTTTGTGCTGCACCGACACTGCAGGTACTTCCCGATGCTGATCAACCACCCAGAGAAGTGCGCGGACGGAGAAGTGCACCTCCTGATGGTGGTCAAGTCCGTCATCGAGCAGCACGACCGGCGCGAGGCCGTGCGTAAAACCTGGGGCAGGAAGCGCACGGTAGACGGGAAGAAAATCAGATCTTTATTCCTCCTGGGGAGTCCCAATACTGGCAAAGACACCAAGAACCTCCAGAAACTAATTGAGTACGAGGACCGGATCTACGGGGACATCCTGCAGTGGGACTTCATGGACACCTTCTTCAACCTGACACTGAAGGAGGTCAACTTTCTCAAGTGGTTTGACATCTACTGTTCCAGCATTCAGTTCATATTCAAAGGAGATGATGACGTGTTTGTCAACACACACAACCTGCTGGATCTCATTGGCTTCAAAGTGGAGGAGAACAAAGTAGACAACTTGTTTGTTGGTGACACAATCACCAAGGCCATCCCCATCCGAAACCGACAGAGTAAATACTACATCCCAAAGGAGCTGTATAATAAGCCATACCCCCCCTACGTGGGAGGTGGGGGGTTTCTCATGTCTGCCCATTTGGCCAGGAGGCTCTTTGTGGTGTCTGAGGACCTGCAGTTGTACCCCATTGATGATGTGTTTTTGGGGATGTGTCTGCAGAAGCTTCAGTTGAGCCCAGAGATGCACCCGGGCTTCAAGACCTTTGGCATCACCAGACGGCGAATGAGCCCAATGAACAGTGAGCCCTGCTTCTATAAAAACCTCATTGTGGTGCACAAACTGAATGCACAGGAGCTGCTCAAAATGTGGAGGTTGGTCCAGGATAACCCCCTGGTTTGTGCACAAAAGACCTTTGTCTGA